A portion of the Homalodisca vitripennis isolate AUS2020 chromosome 2, UT_GWSS_2.1, whole genome shotgun sequence genome contains these proteins:
- the LOC124356070 gene encoding longitudinals lacking protein, isoforms N/O/W/X/Y-like gives MEQHTCTMCGKRYKWEKTLIRHQKYECQQQPQFQCPYCEHRSHWKSNIQKHIVVKHLKHLTSLLNLVEDTAVTKENGPHVCQSCGKVYQQKRTLQRHLRYECGVPPQFQCVMCPYRSKHRSHLTRHLVTVHNQLLQDAELNKGVVIS, from the exons ATGGAGCAGCACACTTGTACGATGTGTGGAAAGAGGTACAAGTGGGAGAAAACGCTGATTCGTCACCAGAAATATGAGTGTCAACAGCAGCCTCAGTTTCAATGTCCTTACTGTGAGCACCGATCTCACTGGAAGAGTAATATCCAGAAACATATTGTGGTTAAACACCTGAAAC ATCTGACTAGTCTGTTAAATCTGGTGGAAGACACTGCGGTTACCAAGGAGAATGGCCCCCACGTGTGCCAATCCTGTGGGAAAGTCTACCAGCAGAAACGCACCCTGCAGCGGCACCTGCGGTACGAGTGCGGTGTTCCGCCACAATTCCAGTGTGTAATGTGTCCGTACCGAAGCAAACACCGTAGCCACCTCACACGTCATCTGGTCACGGTTCACAACCAGCTACTGCAAGACGCAGAGCTCAACAAGGGTGTCGTCATCAGctga